From one Perca flavescens isolate YP-PL-M2 chromosome 4, PFLA_1.0, whole genome shotgun sequence genomic stretch:
- the smarcd1 gene encoding SWI/SNF-related matrix-associated actin-dependent regulator of chromatin subfamily D member 1: MAARGGFQSAPTGGGGGAMGPGPPVPGAGPGMGPGTPSGRMVPSSAAQNHMYRSPMPGPGYPRPGMPPSSRMTPQGPAMGPPGYGNSPVSRPVMPGVMDPSRKRPAPQQIQQVQQQNRNQHTKKKKMADKILPQRIRELVPESQAYMDLLAFERKLDQTIMRKRLDIQEALKRPIKQKRKLRIFISNTFNPAKPDAEDGEGTVASWELRVEGRLLEDTAVSKYEATKQKRKFSSFFKSLVIELDKDLYGPDNHLVEWHRTATTQETDGFQVKRPGDVGVRCTVLLMLDYQPPQFKLDPRLARMLGIHTQTRPVIIQALWQYVKTHKLQDPHEREFINCDKYLQQIFETQRMKFSEIPQRLHALLMPPEPIIINHVISVDPNDQKKTACYDIDVEVDDTLKTQMNSFLLSTASQQEIAGLDNKIHETIETINQLKTQREFMLSFARDPQGFINDWLQSQCRDLKTMTDVVGNPEEERRAEFYYQPWAQEAVCRYFYSKVQQRRQELETALGIRNT, encoded by the exons ATGGCGGCCAGAGGGGGGTTTCAGTCGGCACCGAcaggaggtggtggtggagcAATGGGACCTGGGCCACCGGTACCGGGCGCAGGACCAGGCATGGGCCCCGGGACTCCTTCTGGAAGGATGGTACCGTCGTCGGCCGCGCAGAACCACATGTACCGCTCCCCGATGCCCGGGCCCGGGTACCCG AGACCAGGCATGCCTCCATCCAGCCGCATGACCCCACAGGGACCAGCGATGGGCCCCCCAGGATACGGCAACAGCCCAGTGTCGCGCCCTGTGATGCCTGGCGTGATGGACCCGTCTCGCAAGAGGCCCGCCCCCCAACAGATCCAGCAGGTTCAGCAGCAGAACCGCAACCAGCA cacaaagaagaagaagatggctGATAAAATTCTACCTCAGAGG ATCAGGGAACTGGTCCCAGAGTCTCAAGCTTACATGGATCTTCTGGCTTTTGAGAGGAAGCTAGATCAAACCATCATGCGCAAGAGGCTGGACATTCAGGAGGCCCTCAAGAGGCCCATTAAG CAAAAGAGAAAGCTTCGGATCTTTATATCAAACACCTTCAACCCCGCAAAGCCAGATGCTGAGGATGGAGAAGGCACCGTTGCATCATGGGAGCTACGTGTTGAGGGACGTCTGCTGGAAGAT ACGGCTGTGTCCAAGTATGAAGCCACCAAACAGAAGAGGAAGTTCTCCTCTTTCTTCAAGTCTCTGGTGATCGAGTTGGACAAAGACCTGTATGGTCCAGATAATCACCTTGTGGAA TGGCACAGGACTGCCACCACTCAGGAGACTGATGGCTTTCAGGTGAAGAGGCCTGGTGATGTGGGTGTTCGCTGCACCGTCCTGCTCATGCTCGACTACCAG CCCCCTCAGTTCAAGCTGGACCCCCGGCTGGCTCGTATGCTGGGTATCCACACCCAGACTAGACCCGTCATCATTCAGGCCCTGTGGCAGTACGTCAAGACCCACAAACTCCAAGACCCTCACGAGCGGGAGTTCATAAACTGTGACAAATACCTGCAGCAG ATCTTTGAGACTCAGCGGATGAAGTTCTCCGAGATCCCACAGCGCTTGCATGCTCTCCTGATGCCCCCTGAACCAATCATCATCAACCATGTGATCAG TGTGGACCCTAATGACCAAAAGAAGACTGCTTGTTATGACATTGACGTGGAGGTGGATGACACGCTAAAGACTCAGATGAACTCTTTCCTGCTCTCCACAGCCAGTCAGCAGGAAATAGCAGGACTGGACAACAAG ATCCATGAAACCATTGAGACCATTAACCAGCTGAAGACCCAGAGAGAGTTCATGTTGAGTTTTGCCAGAGATCCTCAGGGCTTTATCAATGACTGGCTGCAGTCCCAGTGCAGAGACCTCAAG ACCATGACAGATGTGGTAGGAAACCCAGAAGAAGAGCGAAGAGCAGAGTTTTACTACCAACCGTGGGCTCAGGAGGCGGTCTGCCGCTACTTCTACTCCAAG GTCCAGCAGAGGCGACAGGAGCTGGAGACGGCGCTCGGCATCAGGAACACCTAA